One stretch of Methanobacteriaceae archaeon DNA includes these proteins:
- a CDS encoding CDP-2,3-bis-(O-geranylgeranyl)-sn-glycerol synthase: MNPDIINVLNMAVYVIYFMLPAYLANVSALTFGGGKPLDFGREFRDGRRILGDGVTWRGTIIGTGIGTAIGILQGIIAGNIFYGALLGFSLGLGALLGDAAGSFIKRRINIGRGRPAPVLDQLDFVVGALLLSSLVFNPSLELIALALIISPILHLSANSIGYLLGMKDVWY; encoded by the coding sequence ATGAATCCAGATATTATCAATGTTTTAAATATGGCTGTCTATGTAATATACTTTATGCTACCAGCATATCTTGCAAATGTGAGTGCATTAACTTTTGGGGGAGGTAAACCTCTTGATTTTGGCCGCGAGTTTCGAGATGGGCGAAGAATTTTAGGAGATGGAGTCACCTGGCGAGGGACAATAATTGGAACCGGTATTGGAACTGCCATTGGAATATTGCAGGGAATTATTGCAGGAAATATATTCTACGGAGCATTATTGGGATTTAGTTTAGGTTTAGGAGCATTACTAGGTGATGCTGCAGGCAGTTTTATTAAGAGACGCATTAATATTGGTCGCGGCAGACCTGCCCCCGTTTTAGACCAATTAGACTTCGTAGTAGGTGCATTATTACTTTCATCATTAGTATTTAATCCTAGCTTAGAACTAATTGCACTAGCACTGATTATTAGTCCTATTTTGCATCTTTCAGCAAATTCAATTGGATATCTTTTAGGAATGAAAGATGTTTGGTACTGA